The Haloarchaeobius amylolyticus genome window below encodes:
- a CDS encoding b(o/a)3-type cytochrome-c oxidase subunit 1, with the protein MSTEALEGVTDTHFVDEYPFEAKVTRVCLGIAFGALLVGGLMGLVQALHRTGALRIMPSQYYYTVLTGHGVLLALIFTTFFICGLFTWGITRSLDTPIPNRNITRAWVLLMALGTVLATVAILGGFAGEVPFQADVLFTFYAPLKAHPIFYFGLAAFLVGTWIAGLDWFRTYYVWRQDNPDERVPLQTFMVLTTMLMWYISTFGVAVEVLFFLLPWSLGIIETVDPLLTRTLFWYFGHPVVYFWLMPAYFVWYTILPKLSGGRLFSDPLARVVFILFLILSTPVGFHHQYMDPGIASGFKFVAMTNTMFLLLPSLLTAFTVVASMEHGARQRGGEGRFGWLRSLPWDNPAFAGVALAGLMFAAGGFSGMINAGMNINYLIHNTLWVPGHFHLTVGTASALTFMAITYWLWPQVTGKRLQFRGVATAQPFVWFLGMTLMSNAMHRAGLASLPRRTAEPEWGRVTGVAYQTPFGTVQEMQLQIAIGAVFLFVSLGMFWLVFAGTWNADREKSTVVVDGVIPEPLSGPSDSPRILDNFKLWTALAIVLILIAYGLPVMDLLADGALSPGMPPVSP; encoded by the coding sequence ATGAGCACCGAGGCACTCGAAGGTGTCACCGACACCCACTTCGTGGACGAGTACCCGTTCGAGGCGAAGGTCACCCGGGTCTGTCTGGGCATCGCTTTCGGGGCGCTCCTCGTCGGCGGCCTGATGGGGCTGGTGCAGGCGCTGCACCGTACCGGCGCCCTGCGCATCATGCCGTCGCAGTACTACTACACGGTCCTCACGGGCCACGGCGTGCTGCTGGCGCTCATCTTCACGACGTTCTTCATCTGTGGCCTGTTCACCTGGGGCATCACCCGGAGCCTGGACACGCCGATACCGAACCGGAACATCACCCGCGCCTGGGTGCTGCTGATGGCGCTCGGCACCGTCCTGGCGACGGTCGCCATCCTGGGCGGCTTCGCGGGCGAGGTGCCGTTCCAGGCCGACGTGCTGTTCACCTTCTACGCGCCGCTGAAGGCGCACCCCATCTTCTACTTCGGGCTGGCCGCGTTCCTCGTCGGGACGTGGATCGCCGGCCTCGACTGGTTCCGCACCTACTACGTCTGGCGGCAGGACAACCCGGACGAGCGCGTCCCGCTCCAGACGTTCATGGTGCTGACGACCATGCTGATGTGGTACATCTCCACCTTCGGCGTCGCCGTCGAGGTGCTCTTCTTCCTCCTGCCGTGGTCGCTCGGCATCATCGAGACGGTCGACCCGCTGCTGACGCGGACGCTGTTCTGGTACTTCGGCCACCCGGTCGTGTACTTCTGGCTGATGCCCGCGTACTTCGTCTGGTACACCATCCTGCCGAAGCTCTCGGGCGGCCGGCTGTTCAGCGACCCGCTCGCACGCGTGGTGTTCATCCTGTTCCTCATCCTCTCGACGCCGGTCGGCTTCCACCACCAGTACATGGACCCCGGCATCGCGAGTGGCTTCAAGTTCGTCGCGATGACGAACACGATGTTCCTGCTCCTGCCGAGCCTGCTGACGGCGTTCACCGTCGTCGCCAGCATGGAGCACGGGGCGCGCCAGCGCGGCGGCGAGGGCCGCTTCGGCTGGCTGCGCTCCCTGCCGTGGGACAACCCGGCCTTCGCGGGCGTCGCGCTCGCCGGCCTGATGTTCGCCGCCGGCGGGTTCTCCGGGATGATCAACGCCGGGATGAACATCAACTACCTCATCCACAACACGCTGTGGGTGCCCGGTCACTTCCACCTGACCGTCGGGACCGCCTCGGCCCTGACGTTCATGGCCATCACCTACTGGCTGTGGCCGCAGGTCACCGGCAAGCGCCTGCAGTTCCGCGGGGTCGCGACGGCCCAGCCGTTCGTCTGGTTCCTCGGCATGACGCTCATGTCGAACGCGATGCACCGCGCCGGCCTGGCGAGTCTGCCGCGCCGCACCGCCGAGCCGGAGTGGGGTCGCGTCACCGGCGTCGCCTACCAGACGCCGTTCGGGACCGTCCAGGAGATGCAACTCCAGATCGCCATCGGGGCGGTCTTCCTGTTCGTCTCCCTGGGCATGTTCTGGCTGGTGTTCGCCGGCACGTGGAACGCCGACCGCGAGAAGAGTACGGTCGTCGTCGACGGCGTCATCCCGGAGCCGCTGTCGGGGCCGAGCGACAGCCCGCGCATCCTCGACAACTTCAAGCTCTGGACGGCGCTGGCCATCGTGCTCATCCTCATCGCCTACGGGCTCCCGGTGATGGACCTGCTCGCGGACGGGGCACTCTCGCCCGGCATGCCGCCGGTCTCGCCCTGA
- a CDS encoding heavy metal translocating P-type ATPase yields the protein MSQHDSPAEPAEDDATDSDECSLCGLPTPEPPITAADVDGTFCCQGCCEVARQLGDVADVESPDDVRDAFDDATGAVEDAETTYLAVDGMHCATCEAFLEGSGRQHTGVVDVDASYASELVRVRFDPRQVSEASLPDLFTTAGYRARLLDEEDEDDGTELMRLLVGGFFGMMTMLWYVLFLYPAYLGVNPDDLLLDVSGVAGQYLLANIVVMTTVVLGYTGYPILQGAYVSLRSGIPNMDLLVALAAVNAFVYSVGVLLTGGAEVYFDITVVVVMVVSIGNYYEKRIKRRATDRLGELTEEQVSTARKRLPGGETVEVSVDDLTGGEAVLVKPGERVPVDGTVREGTAAVDESLVTGESVPERVDSGDEVVGGAVVTDAPLVVEVAADAQSTLDRLVTLMWDIQTGRTGVQRLADRLAAVFVPLVLTIAVVAAGWQLVTGAGVTGALLTGLAVLVVSCPCALGLATPLAVASAVGAALDEGIVVGDSSVFETATQLDVVAFDKTGTLTTGSMRVHDVVPREDTDDESLLARAGAVESLSEHPIGEAIAEAARADDATDPTAATVTDFETHPGRGVSAEVDGDRVVVGHPDLFAARDWPVPEALLARADDARATGNVPVVVGWGGTARGLVVVGDDAREDWEPVVADLATDEREVAVITGDDERAAERFRENPDVDHVFAGVPPEAKAEIVDRLQERGTVAMVGDGSNDAPALATADLGVAMGGGTALAADAADVVLTEDDLAAVSRVFDLTRAARRRVRQNLGWALAYNAIAIPVAATGNLNPLVAAVAMAASSLLVVANSSRSL from the coding sequence ATGAGCCAGCACGACTCTCCCGCGGAACCAGCCGAGGACGACGCCACGGACAGCGACGAGTGTTCACTCTGCGGCCTGCCGACGCCCGAACCGCCAATCACCGCGGCCGACGTGGACGGCACGTTCTGCTGCCAGGGCTGTTGCGAGGTGGCGCGCCAGCTCGGCGACGTGGCGGACGTCGAGAGCCCGGACGACGTGCGCGACGCCTTCGACGACGCCACCGGGGCCGTCGAGGACGCCGAGACGACCTACCTCGCGGTCGACGGCATGCACTGTGCGACCTGCGAGGCGTTCCTCGAGGGGTCCGGCCGGCAGCACACCGGGGTCGTGGACGTGGACGCGAGTTACGCCAGCGAACTCGTCCGGGTGCGCTTCGACCCCCGACAGGTGTCCGAGGCGAGCCTCCCCGACCTGTTCACCACCGCGGGCTACCGCGCCCGGCTGCTGGACGAGGAGGACGAGGACGACGGGACCGAACTCATGCGCCTGCTCGTCGGCGGCTTCTTCGGGATGATGACCATGCTGTGGTACGTCCTCTTCCTCTACCCGGCGTACCTCGGCGTGAACCCGGACGACCTCCTGCTCGACGTGAGCGGGGTCGCTGGGCAGTACCTGCTCGCCAACATCGTCGTGATGACCACGGTCGTCCTCGGCTACACCGGCTACCCCATCCTGCAGGGCGCGTACGTCAGCCTGCGCTCTGGCATCCCGAACATGGACCTGCTGGTCGCACTGGCCGCGGTCAACGCCTTCGTCTACTCCGTCGGCGTCCTGCTCACCGGCGGGGCCGAGGTGTACTTCGACATCACCGTGGTCGTCGTCATGGTCGTCTCCATCGGGAACTACTACGAGAAGCGCATCAAGCGCCGGGCGACCGACCGTCTCGGCGAACTCACCGAGGAACAGGTCAGCACGGCCAGAAAGCGACTCCCCGGCGGCGAGACCGTCGAGGTCTCGGTCGACGACCTCACCGGAGGCGAGGCCGTGCTCGTCAAACCGGGCGAACGCGTCCCGGTCGACGGCACGGTGAGAGAGGGTACCGCCGCGGTCGACGAGTCGCTCGTCACGGGCGAGTCGGTCCCCGAGCGCGTCGATTCGGGCGACGAGGTCGTCGGTGGGGCGGTCGTCACCGACGCCCCGCTGGTGGTCGAGGTGGCCGCGGACGCCCAGAGTACCCTCGACCGCCTCGTCACGCTCATGTGGGACATCCAGACCGGCCGGACCGGCGTCCAGCGCCTGGCGGACCGCCTCGCCGCCGTCTTCGTCCCGCTCGTGCTCACCATCGCGGTCGTCGCCGCCGGCTGGCAACTGGTCACCGGCGCGGGCGTCACGGGGGCGCTGCTCACCGGCCTCGCGGTGCTCGTCGTCTCCTGCCCGTGTGCGCTGGGGCTGGCGACCCCACTCGCGGTCGCCTCCGCGGTCGGCGCCGCCCTCGACGAGGGCATCGTCGTCGGCGACTCCAGCGTCTTCGAGACCGCGACCCAACTCGACGTGGTGGCCTTCGACAAGACGGGGACGCTCACCACCGGGTCGATGCGGGTCCACGACGTGGTGCCCCGCGAGGACACCGACGACGAGTCCCTGCTCGCGCGGGCAGGCGCGGTCGAATCACTCTCGGAGCACCCCATCGGCGAGGCCATCGCCGAGGCGGCCCGCGCCGACGACGCCACCGACCCCACTGCCGCGACGGTCACCGACTTCGAGACCCACCCGGGCCGCGGTGTCTCGGCCGAGGTCGACGGTGACCGGGTCGTCGTCGGCCACCCGGACCTGTTCGCGGCCCGCGACTGGCCCGTCCCGGAGGCCCTGCTCGCCCGCGCCGACGACGCCCGCGCGACCGGGAACGTCCCGGTCGTGGTCGGCTGGGGCGGCACCGCCCGGGGCCTGGTGGTCGTCGGCGACGACGCCCGCGAGGACTGGGAGCCGGTCGTCGCCGACCTCGCCACCGACGAGCGCGAGGTCGCCGTCATCACCGGGGACGACGAGCGCGCCGCCGAGCGCTTCCGCGAGAACCCCGACGTGGACCACGTCTTCGCGGGGGTTCCACCCGAAGCCAAGGCCGAGATCGTCGACCGCCTGCAAGAGCGCGGCACCGTCGCGATGGTCGGCGACGGGAGCAACGACGCCCCCGCGCTGGCGACCGCCGACCTCGGCGTCGCCATGGGGGGCGGGACCGCGCTCGCGGCCGACGCCGCCGACGTGGTCCTCACCGAGGACGACCTCGCCGCCGTCTCGCGGGTGTTCGACCTCACGCGGGCCGCGAGACGCCGGGTCCGCCAGAACCTCGGCTGGGCGCTCGCCTACAACGCCATCGCCATCCCGGTCGCCGCGACGGGCAACCTCAATCCCCTGGTCGCCGCGGTCGCGATGGCCGCGAGCAGCCTGCTCGTGGTGGCGAACTCCTCGCGGTCGCTGTGA
- a CDS encoding cytochrome c oxidase subunit II: MHIHRFEKLWLGVALLLIVGFIATITYGAIGAGVEMVDDDGGQVDPQALDEHENFSDPGVVKTGPNEYHVYIVAKQFSYNPGTPDVSRPIRVPTDANVTFHITSSDVIHGFELAGTNINTMVIPGQVATIKTRFDEPDTYGIVCHEYCGANHHNMEGKVIAVPSDQYTYNGSSGNTTNATAGVSA; the protein is encoded by the coding sequence ATGCATATACACAGGTTCGAGAAACTCTGGCTCGGTGTGGCGTTGTTGCTCATCGTGGGGTTCATCGCGACCATCACCTACGGCGCCATCGGGGCCGGGGTCGAGATGGTCGACGACGACGGCGGGCAGGTCGACCCGCAGGCCCTCGACGAGCACGAGAACTTCTCCGACCCGGGCGTGGTCAAGACGGGACCGAACGAGTACCACGTCTACATCGTCGCGAAACAGTTCAGCTACAACCCGGGGACGCCCGACGTCTCCCGGCCCATCCGGGTCCCGACGGACGCGAACGTGACCTTCCACATCACCAGCAGTGACGTCATCCACGGCTTCGAGCTGGCCGGGACGAACATCAACACGATGGTCATCCCGGGGCAGGTCGCGACCATCAAGACCCGGTTCGACGAGCCGGACACCTACGGCATCGTCTGCCACGAGTACTGTGGTGCGAACCACCACAACATGGAGGGCAAGGTCATCGCCGTCCCGTCGGACCAGTACACGTACAACGGGTCGAGCGGTAACACGACGAACGCCACCGCGGGGGTGAGCGCATGA
- a CDS encoding hydantoinase B/oxoprolinase family protein: protein MSLDAVTLEILRNQFEGVAEEMGQVLITGAYSPNIKERRDCSTALFDAEGRLVAQAEHIPVHLGAMPAAVDAVIAKDPEPGDVWVLNDPFQGGTHLPDVTMVSPMTVDDDADEIIGYAVSRAHHADVGGMSPGSMPAGAREIYQEGLRLPPVRLAIGGEVNDDVMDMVLANVRNSGERQADIRAQLAANDRAEARLRDLVDEHGEERIVAAFDAVMDYSRDRITAELEALPDGEYHARDVLEGDGQTDDDIPIEATVTVDGTDVTVDFAGTADQVDGNVNAPLAVATSAVYFVVRCVTDPDIPPNQGCYDPITVEAPGGSLLNPTAPAAVVGGNVETSQRVTDVVLAAFAEAAPDRVPAQGQGTMNNLVIGSRDANGFSYYETIGGGAGGRPTGDGTDGVHVGMTNTLNTPVEALEAEYPLRVEEYGLREGSGGDGEHRGGLGIVRSVTVETDATVSLLTERRRHAAKGVAGGEDGAAGENRIDGESVPAKTTRDVEAGTTVTVETPGGGGHGDPADRDEDAREADQADEKV, encoded by the coding sequence ATGAGCCTCGACGCCGTCACGCTCGAGATTCTCAGAAATCAGTTCGAGGGCGTCGCCGAGGAGATGGGCCAGGTGCTCATCACCGGCGCGTACTCCCCGAACATCAAGGAACGGCGCGACTGCTCGACGGCCCTGTTCGACGCCGAGGGCCGGCTTGTCGCACAGGCCGAGCACATCCCGGTCCACCTCGGCGCGATGCCGGCCGCGGTCGACGCGGTCATCGCGAAGGACCCCGAGCCGGGCGACGTGTGGGTGCTCAACGACCCGTTCCAGGGCGGCACCCACCTGCCGGACGTGACGATGGTCTCGCCGATGACCGTCGACGACGACGCCGACGAGATCATCGGCTACGCCGTCTCCCGCGCCCACCACGCCGACGTGGGCGGGATGAGCCCCGGTAGCATGCCGGCCGGCGCCCGCGAGATCTACCAGGAAGGGCTGCGCCTGCCCCCCGTCAGGCTCGCCATCGGTGGCGAGGTCAACGACGACGTGATGGACATGGTACTGGCGAACGTCCGCAACTCGGGCGAGCGCCAGGCCGACATCCGCGCCCAGCTCGCCGCGAACGACCGGGCCGAGGCACGCCTGCGCGACCTCGTCGACGAGCACGGCGAGGAGCGCATCGTCGCGGCCTTCGACGCCGTGATGGACTACTCGCGCGACCGCATCACGGCCGAACTGGAGGCCCTGCCGGACGGCGAGTACCACGCCCGCGACGTGCTGGAGGGCGACGGCCAGACCGACGACGACATCCCCATCGAGGCGACCGTCACGGTCGACGGGACCGACGTGACGGTCGACTTCGCCGGCACCGCCGACCAGGTCGACGGGAACGTGAACGCGCCGCTGGCGGTCGCCACGAGCGCGGTCTACTTCGTCGTCCGCTGTGTCACCGACCCGGACATCCCGCCGAACCAGGGCTGCTACGATCCCATCACGGTCGAGGCACCCGGGGGCTCGCTGCTCAACCCGACCGCCCCCGCGGCGGTCGTCGGCGGGAACGTCGAGACGAGCCAGCGCGTCACCGACGTGGTGCTGGCCGCCTTCGCCGAGGCCGCGCCCGACCGGGTGCCGGCCCAGGGGCAGGGCACGATGAACAACCTCGTCATCGGCAGCCGCGACGCGAACGGCTTCAGCTACTACGAGACCATCGGCGGCGGCGCCGGTGGGCGCCCCACCGGTGACGGGACCGACGGGGTCCACGTCGGCATGACGAACACGCTGAACACGCCGGTCGAGGCGCTCGAAGCCGAGTACCCCCTCCGCGTCGAGGAGTACGGACTCCGGGAGGGGAGCGGTGGCGACGGCGAGCACCGCGGCGGCCTCGGCATCGTCCGCTCCGTGACCGTCGAGACGGACGCGACCGTCTCGCTCCTGACGGAACGCCGGCGGCACGCGGCGAAGGGCGTCGCCGGCGGCGAGGACGGCGCGGCCGGCGAGAACCGTATCGACGGCGAGTCGGTGCCCGCGAAGACCACGCGGGACGTGGAGGCCGGGACGACCGTCACGGTCGAGACGCCCGGCGGCGGCGGCCACGGCGACCCGGCCGACCGCGACGAGGACGCTCGCGAGGCCGACCAGGCCGACGAGAAGGTGTGA
- a CDS encoding maleate cis-trans isomerase family protein, with translation MTEQPTRLGVVVPSSNTTVERELAATLPGGVSFHAARMPLQNVTVEELDAMADDAVAAAERLAHADVDVVAYACTTGSLLHGPGFDTQLEADLSAATDAPAVATARSVKRALDALDAGSVALVTPYTDDLNDREVDFLEAEDVTVTSVDGRGIEANTEIGALTPGDAEAQVREAVGDEVAADAVFVSCTNYRTFAAVADLEASLGVPVVTSNTATLWDALRAAGAPTDCVPGHLGRITGR, from the coding sequence ATGACCGAGCAACCAACCAGGCTCGGCGTCGTCGTCCCGTCGTCGAACACGACGGTCGAGCGCGAGCTGGCGGCGACCCTGCCCGGCGGCGTGTCGTTCCACGCGGCGCGCATGCCGCTCCAGAACGTCACGGTCGAGGAACTCGACGCGATGGCCGACGACGCGGTCGCCGCGGCCGAGCGCCTCGCCCACGCCGACGTGGACGTGGTCGCCTACGCCTGCACGACCGGAAGCCTGCTGCACGGCCCCGGCTTCGACACGCAGCTGGAGGCGGACCTCTCGGCAGCGACCGACGCGCCGGCGGTCGCGACCGCCCGGTCGGTGAAGCGAGCGCTCGACGCGCTCGACGCCGGGTCGGTCGCGCTCGTCACGCCGTACACCGACGACCTGAACGACCGCGAGGTGGACTTCCTCGAGGCCGAGGACGTCACCGTCACGAGCGTCGACGGCCGCGGCATCGAGGCCAACACCGAGATCGGCGCGCTCACGCCGGGCGATGCCGAGGCACAGGTCCGCGAGGCCGTGGGAGACGAGGTCGCGGCGGATGCGGTCTTCGTCTCGTGCACCAACTACCGGACGTTCGCGGCCGTCGCCGACCTGGAGGCGTCGCTCGGCGTGCCGGTCGTCACGAGCAACACGGCGACGCTGTGGGACGCGCTCCGGGCCGCCGGAGCGCCGACCGACTGCGTCCCGGGTCACCTCGGACGAATCACAGGACGTTAA
- a CDS encoding CDP-2,3-bis-(O-geranylgeranyl)-sn-glycerol synthase, whose product MDIVATVVLAFWAMLPAYVPNNAAVLFGGGPPIDGGRTLNGRRLLGDGKTWRGTIGGTLAGMALALVLSAIADPASELLGVALPTFPLLVAFTLSFGAMLGDIVASFLKRRTGRERGASFPGLDQLDFVVASLALTALAAPGWFGDVFTVPVLVVVVVVTPLLHLGTNGIAYALHLKEEPW is encoded by the coding sequence ATGGACATCGTCGCGACGGTCGTGCTCGCCTTCTGGGCGATGCTGCCCGCGTACGTCCCGAACAACGCCGCGGTGTTGTTCGGCGGCGGCCCGCCCATCGACGGCGGCAGGACCCTGAACGGACGCCGCCTGCTCGGTGACGGCAAGACCTGGCGGGGGACCATCGGGGGGACCCTCGCCGGGATGGCGCTGGCGCTCGTTCTGTCGGCCATCGCCGACCCGGCGAGCGAGCTGCTCGGCGTGGCACTCCCGACGTTCCCGCTCCTCGTCGCCTTCACGCTCTCGTTCGGCGCGATGCTCGGCGACATCGTCGCCTCGTTCCTCAAGCGGCGGACCGGGCGCGAGCGCGGTGCCTCGTTCCCCGGCCTCGACCAGCTCGACTTCGTGGTCGCGTCGCTCGCGCTGACGGCGCTGGCGGCCCCGGGCTGGTTCGGCGACGTGTTCACCGTGCCGGTGCTCGTCGTCGTCGTCGTCGTCACGCCGCTGTTGCACCTCGGGACGAACGGCATCGCGTACGCGCTGCACCTGAAGGAGGAGCCGTGGTAG
- a CDS encoding cytochrome oxidase, translating to MSSEATAAEDVSEPDEVVRELGHDEFDPVGTASLIVVYFLILVLLWGFMYFIEFLGNGPTVIG from the coding sequence ATGAGTTCGGAGGCAACAGCAGCCGAGGACGTCTCGGAGCCGGACGAGGTCGTCCGTGAACTCGGCCACGACGAGTTCGACCCGGTGGGGACGGCCTCGCTCATCGTGGTGTACTTCCTGATATTGGTGCTCCTGTGGGGCTTCATGTACTTCATCGAGTTCCTCGGTAACGGACCGACGGTGATCGGGTGA
- a CDS encoding TlpA family protein disulfide reductase, giving the protein MRRRTFLGAAAGAAGVGLGVAAWATAGREGDTLATTTVETLDARGSEAGTITVPAADRPVVLDLFATVCGPCKPQTRAVATAHERLGDAVHVVSVTGEPIGETGVSPEGLREWWRDAHGDWTLAHDREARLVHALDARQIPFLAVVTPDGRVAYRETARPDIVPADRIVAAVGRVTDGGA; this is encoded by the coding sequence ATGCGACGCCGGACCTTCCTCGGTGCCGCCGCGGGAGCCGCCGGCGTCGGCCTCGGGGTGGCCGCGTGGGCGACCGCCGGCCGCGAGGGCGACACGCTCGCCACGACCACCGTCGAGACCCTCGACGCCCGGGGGAGCGAGGCGGGGACGATAACGGTCCCGGCAGCCGACCGGCCGGTCGTCCTCGACCTCTTCGCGACGGTCTGTGGCCCCTGCAAGCCGCAGACCCGGGCGGTCGCCACCGCCCACGAGCGACTCGGCGACGCGGTCCACGTCGTCTCCGTGACGGGCGAACCCATCGGCGAGACGGGCGTCTCGCCCGAGGGCCTGCGCGAGTGGTGGCGCGACGCCCACGGCGACTGGACGCTGGCGCACGACCGCGAGGCCAGGCTCGTCCACGCGCTCGACGCCCGCCAGATACCCTTCCTCGCGGTCGTCACGCCCGACGGCCGCGTCGCCTACCGCGAGACCGCGCGCCCGGACATCGTCCCGGCGGACCGTATCGTCGCCGCGGTCGGACGCGTCACCGACGGGGGTGCCTGA
- the pyrE gene encoding orotate phosphoribosyltransferase, which produces MASEELIAALKAADAVQFGEFELSHGGTSEYYVDKYLFETDPTCLDLIAEAFAERVADSDAKLAGVALGGVPLVAATALKAKRPYVIARKQQKEYGTANLVEGHLEEGEEVIVVEDIATTGQSAVDAVEALRDAGAVVNRALIVVDREEGGRENLAEAGVEMEALVTASELLADAEE; this is translated from the coding sequence ATGGCGTCCGAGGAACTCATCGCGGCCCTGAAGGCGGCCGACGCGGTCCAGTTCGGCGAGTTCGAACTGAGCCACGGCGGCACCAGCGAGTACTACGTCGACAAGTACCTCTTCGAGACGGACCCGACCTGTCTCGACCTCATCGCCGAGGCGTTCGCCGAGCGCGTCGCCGACTCCGACGCGAAACTGGCCGGCGTCGCCCTCGGCGGGGTCCCGCTGGTCGCGGCGACCGCGCTGAAGGCGAAGCGACCCTACGTCATCGCCCGGAAGCAACAGAAAGAGTACGGCACCGCGAACCTCGTCGAGGGGCACCTCGAGGAGGGGGAGGAGGTCATCGTCGTCGAGGACATCGCGACGACCGGCCAGTCCGCCGTGGACGCGGTCGAGGCGCTCCGTGACGCCGGCGCGGTCGTGAACCGCGCGCTCATCGTGGTCGACCGCGAGGAGGGCGGCCGCGAGAACCTCGCCGAGGCCGGCGTCGAGATGGAGGCGCTCGTGACGGCGAGCGAACTGCTGGCCGACGCCGAGGAGTAG
- a CDS encoding sulfite exporter TauE/SafE family protein: protein MAPDPVGLGVFLVVGLLAGAHCLGMCGPLVTLYADRMGSDRDRLSFRDVRQHALFNLGRTLSYAAIGALMGLLGMLVFDAAAVTPVADGFRAVTGILVGGFILVTGAGYLLRGSTAGHGVSIPVVGGLFQRVYGALTARVDSWVRGPRIVGLGAVHGLLPCPIIYPAYLYALATGSPVAGGLSLGVLGLGTIPTLFAYGTLFQSADARWRSHLHRGLGAAFLVMGYIPLSHGLLLLGIHVPHIPLPMPGPTIPA, encoded by the coding sequence ATGGCCCCGGACCCCGTCGGTCTCGGCGTGTTCCTCGTCGTCGGCCTCCTCGCCGGCGCGCACTGTCTGGGGATGTGCGGCCCCCTCGTCACGCTGTACGCCGACCGCATGGGCTCGGACCGCGACCGACTCTCCTTCCGGGACGTGCGCCAGCACGCCCTGTTCAACCTGGGCCGAACCCTGAGCTACGCCGCCATCGGCGCGCTGATGGGCCTGCTCGGGATGCTCGTCTTCGACGCGGCCGCGGTGACGCCGGTGGCAGACGGCTTCCGGGCCGTCACGGGCATCCTCGTCGGCGGCTTCATCCTCGTGACCGGCGCGGGCTACCTGCTCCGGGGGAGCACGGCCGGTCACGGCGTGTCGATTCCGGTCGTCGGGGGTCTGTTCCAGCGCGTCTACGGCGCCCTGACGGCCCGCGTCGACTCGTGGGTCCGCGGCCCCCGCATCGTCGGGCTCGGCGCGGTCCACGGCCTGCTCCCGTGTCCCATCATCTACCCGGCGTACCTCTACGCGCTGGCGACCGGCTCGCCCGTCGCGGGCGGCCTCTCGCTGGGGGTCCTCGGGCTCGGGACCATCCCGACCCTGTTCGCCTACGGGACGCTGTTCCAGTCGGCCGACGCCCGGTGGCGCTCGCACCTCCACCGGGGGCTCGGCGCCGCGTTCCTCGTCATGGGGTACATCCCGCTGTCACACGGGTTGCTGCTGCTGGGCATCCACGTCCCGCACATCCCGCTGCCGATGCCGGGGCCGACCATCCCCGCCTGA